A DNA window from Pseudomonas sp. B21-056 contains the following coding sequences:
- a CDS encoding peptidoglycan binding protein CsiV: MRLFRSLTLLLTLVAPLAFADDLYQVEMILVRQNAEPAIISRAAPEDWDAGAQRLPADSQRTPALGNIVEKLNSSGQYSVLMHKAWQQNLGEQGSKVAISDGAEQYGQFPIEGTLELKLGRFTDVDADFWINRIDANGLVTASERLRQQSHTKNGQLNFLDNGHLGLLIKITSLTAPAPRQSPDVIPD, encoded by the coding sequence ATGCGCCTGTTTCGCTCACTGACCTTGTTGCTGACCCTGGTCGCTCCCCTGGCGTTTGCCGACGACCTGTATCAGGTTGAAATGATTCTGGTGCGCCAGAACGCCGAACCGGCGATCATCAGCCGCGCCGCCCCGGAAGACTGGGACGCCGGCGCGCAGCGCCTGCCCGCCGACAGCCAGCGCACCCCAGCGCTGGGCAACATCGTGGAGAAACTCAACAGCAGTGGCCAATACAGCGTATTGATGCACAAGGCCTGGCAGCAGAACCTCGGGGAACAGGGCAGCAAGGTCGCCATCAGCGACGGCGCCGAGCAGTACGGCCAGTTTCCCATCGAAGGCACCCTGGAGCTGAAGCTGGGACGTTTCACCGACGTGGATGCCGACTTCTGGATCAACCGCATCGACGCCAATGGCCTGGTTACCGCCAGCGAACGCCTTAGACAACAGAGCCACACCAAGAACGGTCAGCTGAATTTCCTCGACAACGGTCACCTCGGCCTGTTGATCAAGATCACCTC